Proteins encoded in a region of the Flavobacteriaceae bacterium HL-DH10 genome:
- a CDS encoding WG repeat-containing protein — MKKILKKVLVILLLIPFFSFSQTAEELDFVAPFSDGVAAIKKANSWGFINDKGAIVINFRNDLVLTQFGDSNYPIFKNNRCLISEKKDGITYFGYIDKTGETVITPKFLNASNFKNNEAIALELIKNELGENEILGKNIVYYRYFNVTIDSDGNIKNYLNPKGVNIVLDKKYLRKPPKITSKKIYDNIYAVLNENKKWTIVTTNN, encoded by the coding sequence ATGAAAAAAATACTAAAAAAAGTACTGGTTATCCTATTGTTAATTCCTTTTTTTTCATTTTCACAAACAGCAGAAGAACTTGATTTTGTTGCACCTTTTAGTGATGGTGTTGCCGCTATTAAGAAAGCTAATTCATGGGGATTTATAAATGATAAAGGTGCTATTGTTATAAATTTTAGAAACGATTTAGTTTTAACCCAATTTGGTGATAGCAATTATCCTATTTTTAAAAATAATAGATGTTTAATTTCTGAAAAAAAAGACGGTATCACATACTTTGGATATATAGATAAAACAGGCGAAACGGTAATAACTCCAAAATTTTTAAATGCTTCTAACTTTAAGAATAACGAAGCTATTGCATTAGAATTGATTAAAAATGAACTTGGGGAAAATGAGATATTAGGTAAAAATATAGTCTATTATAGATATTTCAATGTTACCATAGATAGTGATGGGAATATTAAAAATTATTTAAATCCTAAAGGAGTTAATATTGTTTTAGATAAAAAATATCTTCGTAAACCACCTAAAATTACATCTAAAAAGATTTATGATAATATTTATGCCGTTTTAAATGAAAATAAGAAATGGACCATAGTTACAACTAATAACTA
- the trxA gene encoding thioredoxin: MKNNFNKIIASENPVLIDFYANWCGPCKMLAPILKEVKDELTDAIKIIKIDIDKNQTLAAKYQVRGVPTMLLFKNGKQVWRQSGVLQKNDVISVIKQYL, translated from the coding sequence ATGAAAAATAATTTTAACAAAATAATAGCGTCTGAAAACCCCGTGTTAATAGATTTTTATGCGAATTGGTGTGGTCCTTGTAAAATGCTTGCACCCATTTTAAAAGAAGTTAAAGACGAACTTACAGATGCTATTAAAATAATAAAAATAGATATTGATAAAAATCAAACTTTAGCTGCTAAATACCAAGTTCGTGGTGTACCAACTATGCTACTTTTTAAAAATGGAAAGCAAGTATGGAGGCAATCTGGAGTACTTCAGAAAAATGACGTAATTTCTGTTATAAAACAATATCTGTAA
- a CDS encoding DUF302 domain-containing protein, whose product MNYYFSTITKGSFETIEAKVIELLKDEGFGVLTEIDIQQTLKNKLDVDFKKYKILGACNPPFAYKALQVENKIGTMLPCNVIIQESGANTIEVSAINPMVSMQAVKNDQLHEVGKLVSEKLENVIKNITNEK is encoded by the coding sequence ATGAATTATTATTTTTCCACTATTACAAAAGGGAGCTTTGAAACTATAGAAGCCAAAGTTATTGAGTTACTGAAAGATGAGGGCTTTGGTGTACTTACAGAAATAGACATACAGCAAACCTTAAAAAATAAGCTGGATGTTGATTTTAAAAAATATAAAATTTTAGGAGCTTGTAACCCTCCTTTTGCTTATAAAGCTTTACAAGTTGAGAACAAAATAGGCACCATGTTACCCTGCAATGTTATCATACAGGAATCTGGAGCAAATACTATTGAAGTATCTGCTATTAACCCTATGGTTTCTATGCAGGCTGTAAAAAATGATCAATTGCATGAAGTAGGCAAACTTGTAAGTGAAAAACTTGAAAATGTTATTAAAAACATTACTAATGAAAAATAA
- a CDS encoding PAS domain S-box protein, whose translation MFQQDQEIFNILLETVSEGVIIADSHQRIMETNTSAETIFGYTKKEFLNKKLNYLTPSNYHTSHSLYLKKLIQIGKRRKLGKALDIFALKKNGTIFPIEVELNPFTIHNKTYVMVVFKDVSEKKRLKKT comes from the coding sequence ATGTTCCAACAAGATCAAGAAATATTTAATATTCTATTAGAAACAGTTTCTGAAGGTGTCATTATTGCTGATAGCCATCAAAGAATAATGGAAACAAATACTTCTGCTGAAACTATATTTGGATATACAAAAAAGGAGTTTTTGAATAAAAAATTAAACTATCTAACTCCCTCTAATTACCATACCAGTCATTCTTTATATTTAAAAAAACTTATTCAAATAGGCAAACGCCGAAAATTAGGTAAAGCCTTAGATATTTTTGCTTTAAAAAAGAACGGAACCATTTTCCCTATTGAAGTTGAATTAAACCCATTTACCATTCATAACAAAACCTATGTTATGGTAGTATTTAAGGATGTTTCAGAAAAAAAGAGATTAAAAAAAACCTGA